The proteins below come from a single Iocasia fonsfrigidae genomic window:
- the tnpC gene encoding IS66 family transposase: protein MKTTDKSTTIQVNKEENQELSLEDKIAIQAQQIEELTAKLNWYEEQFRLNQQRRFGASSEKSNSNQLSIFNEAEQEAKVSLKEAELEEITYKRRKGKNKKKKSFEDLPVEVIEYHLDEAEQICPQCGKQLHVMSKEIRKELKIIPAQVKVVEHVRDVYACRNCEKENITTPVITAPMPNPVLKGSFLSPSLLAYIMDTKYSQAVPLYRQEKQFKNFGIELSRQNLANWVIHGANNWLNYLYDRIYEYLLKEDIVHADETTLQVLSEKGKAAKSKSYMWLYATGVSSPPIYLYEYQPSRANEHPKKFLTGFSGFLQTDGYAGYNSVQNVTQLGCFAHARRGFTDALKALPKGSVHLKTNAEEGLNFCNRLFQIERDLKDLSAEERYQKRLEQSKPVLEAFLSWLKIKEQQTLPKSGLSKAIKYCLNQWPKLEAFLLDGRLEISNNRAERAIKPFVIGRKNFLFSKSVKGATASAITYSIIETAKANNLVPFFYLKYLFEKLPNIDLQNIEQLDELLPWSQSIPEECRIPHKN from the coding sequence ATGAAAACTACTGATAAATCAACGACTATACAAGTTAATAAAGAAGAAAATCAAGAGCTATCTTTAGAAGATAAAATTGCAATACAGGCTCAACAAATTGAAGAATTGACAGCTAAATTAAACTGGTATGAGGAACAATTTCGCTTAAACCAACAAAGGCGATTTGGTGCTTCTAGTGAAAAATCTAATTCTAATCAGTTATCAATTTTTAATGAGGCTGAACAGGAAGCTAAGGTCAGTCTCAAAGAAGCTGAACTTGAGGAGATTACATATAAAAGACGTAAGGGCAAAAACAAAAAGAAAAAGTCCTTCGAAGATCTCCCTGTTGAAGTCATTGAATATCATCTAGATGAAGCTGAGCAGATCTGTCCGCAATGTGGTAAGCAACTTCATGTCATGAGTAAGGAAATTAGAAAAGAATTAAAGATTATTCCTGCTCAGGTTAAGGTTGTTGAACATGTTCGTGATGTTTATGCCTGTAGAAATTGCGAAAAGGAAAATATCACAACTCCAGTAATTACTGCTCCTATGCCTAATCCAGTTTTAAAAGGGAGTTTTCTCTCTCCATCGTTACTGGCATATATCATGGATACCAAATATTCTCAAGCAGTACCTCTTTACAGACAGGAGAAACAATTTAAGAATTTTGGCATTGAGCTATCCCGTCAAAATCTGGCTAACTGGGTAATCCATGGAGCCAACAACTGGCTTAACTATCTATATGATAGAATATATGAATATTTATTAAAAGAAGATATCGTACATGCTGATGAAACTACACTTCAGGTTTTATCTGAAAAAGGTAAAGCAGCTAAAAGCAAATCATATATGTGGCTCTATGCTACTGGAGTTTCCAGTCCACCGATCTACTTATATGAATATCAACCTTCCAGGGCTAATGAACATCCGAAGAAGTTCTTAACTGGATTCAGTGGGTTTCTTCAAACCGATGGCTATGCTGGATACAATAGTGTTCAGAACGTCACCCAGCTCGGATGTTTCGCTCACGCTAGACGTGGTTTCACAGATGCCTTAAAGGCATTACCTAAAGGCTCTGTTCACTTAAAAACTAATGCTGAGGAAGGTCTGAATTTCTGCAATCGACTCTTCCAGATTGAACGGGACTTAAAAGACTTATCAGCTGAAGAAAGATATCAAAAACGCCTTGAACAAAGCAAACCAGTTCTGGAGGCCTTTTTGTCATGGCTAAAAATCAAGGAACAACAGACTTTACCTAAAAGTGGTCTCAGCAAAGCTATTAAATATTGTCTCAATCAATGGCCTAAACTAGAAGCCTTTCTCCTGGATGGTAGACTAGAGATCAGTAATAATCGGGCAGAAAGAGCAATCAAGCCCTTTGTTATTGGGAGAAAGAACTTTCTATTTTCCAAGTCGGTAAAAGGAGCTACAGCCAGTGCCATTACTTACAGTATCATAGAGACCGCCAAAGCAAACAACTTAGTACCATTCTTTTATCTAAAATATCTTTTTGAGAAACTACCCAACATTGATCTACAAAATATTGAACAATTAGATGAATTATTACCTTGGTCTCAATCTATTCCGGAAGAATGCAGGATTCCTCATAAGAATTAG
- the tnpB gene encoding IS66 family insertion sequence element accessory protein TnpB (TnpB, as the term is used for proteins encoded by IS66 family insertion elements, is considered an accessory protein, since TnpC, encoded by a neighboring gene, is a DDE family transposase.) translates to MLNQHHINKVYLSLGPTDLRKSINGLSLIVQESFKLNPFSHDLFVFCNRKQDKLKILEWDNDGFWLHYKRLEKSRFRWPDGTTGSTVMIDERQFRWLLDGLSIHQKGAHPAVKERIII, encoded by the coding sequence ATGTTAAATCAGCATCATATCAATAAAGTATATTTATCCCTGGGGCCTACAGATCTTAGGAAATCAATCAATGGCCTATCCTTAATAGTTCAGGAGAGTTTTAAGCTCAATCCCTTTTCTCATGACCTCTTTGTCTTCTGTAACAGAAAGCAGGACAAGCTCAAAATTCTGGAATGGGATAATGATGGTTTCTGGTTACACTACAAACGCCTGGAAAAAAGCAGATTCAGATGGCCTGATGGTACTACTGGCTCTACAGTAATGATTGATGAAAGACAATTCAGGTGGTTACTTGATGGTTTATCTATTCATCAAAAAGGTGCTCATCCTGCCGTTAAAGAAAGAATAATCATCTAA
- the tnpA gene encoding IS66 family insertion sequence element accessory protein TnpA → MNNKREIWIERIQDYKASSLTAAKWCEENGLNINSLRYYIHKFNKEKKEQESSQTKWTAVFPARAENNNSETKTIKITIGQAIIEVVPGFDSNTFETLIRILKEQC, encoded by the coding sequence ATGAATAACAAACGTGAAATCTGGATTGAAAGAATCCAGGATTACAAAGCAAGTAGTTTAACTGCTGCCAAATGGTGTGAAGAGAATGGTCTAAACATTAATTCTCTAAGATACTATATTCATAAATTTAATAAGGAAAAGAAAGAACAGGAATCTAGTCAAACTAAATGGACAGCTGTATTTCCTGCCCGAGCAGAAAATAACAATTCTGAAACTAAAACCATAAAAATAACTATAGGTCAGGCGATCATAGAGGTCGTTCCAGGTTTTGATTCTAATACTTTTGAAACTCTTATCAGGATTCTTAAAGAACAATGTTAA
- a CDS encoding AAA family ATPase, which produces MKIPYGISDFKSLRKESYLYVDKTNVSVKYNPHSLQPKSMR; this is translated from the coding sequence ATGAAGATACCTTATGGGATATCTGATTTTAAATCACTAAGGAAAGAAAGTTATTTATATGTCGATAAGACTAATGTAAGCGTCAAATATAACCCACATTCCTTACAGCCGAAATCTATGAGATAA
- a CDS encoding galactokinase family protein: MGKGEQMESLFKKFKKRYQDNVGDIKLARSPLRICPLGAHVDHQEGLVTGMALDSSVDMVFAANDDGYIRVQSLDFPDEEYFHIDNVPEMIPDTFYTRLALSLV; this comes from the coding sequence ATGGGTAAAGGTGAGCAAATGGAAAGTTTATTTAAAAAATTTAAGAAAAGATATCAAGATAATGTTGGGGATATTAAATTGGCTAGATCTCCACTGCGTATTTGCCCCCTGGGGGCTCATGTTGACCATCAGGAGGGATTGGTTACCGGGATGGCTCTTGATTCCAGTGTTGATATGGTCTTTGCTGCTAATGATGATGGATATATCCGGGTTCAGAGCCTGGACTTTCCTGATGAAGAATACTTCCATATAGATAATGTCCCGGAGATGATACCTGACACATTTTATACCAGGCTTGCTTTAAGCCTGGTATAA
- a CDS encoding glycosyltransferase family 4 protein produces the protein MSKAKILHIITRLANGGADENTLYTINCLGNKKYDIDLMIGKENNSGMMENLNLREGIRLYKIDSLVRDISPLNEIKAVWQMYKIIKKNKYDIVHTHIAKAGVLGRIAAKMAGVPIIIHGIHGITFPDTIHPLKKFLFKNIERFCAIFTDHFITVGEDMKKKYLEAGIGEEDRYTTVYSGMELSRFLNVSEYTLERLKQIKEELGIDSDDFIIGNVSKIQKRKGYIYYLNVARNILSKYDKIKFLIVGSGPYEEEIKKQVSDMGLSKNVIFTGYRTDVENMFAIMDIKVLTSLWEGLPRVLVQAAATGKPIVSFDVDGAWEIVEEGKNGFIVPLKDTDAMIEKIIGLINDNKLREKMGSYSRTKVNNKWTVENMVKEIDMIYAGLLKDKGFKFLDG, from the coding sequence GTGTCTAAAGCAAAGATCTTACACATTATTACCAGACTAGCTAATGGAGGGGCAGATGAGAATACCCTCTATACAATAAATTGCCTGGGTAATAAAAAATATGATATAGATTTAATGATAGGTAAAGAAAATAATTCGGGTATGATGGAGAACCTAAATTTAAGAGAAGGTATCAGGCTTTATAAGATAGATAGTTTAGTGAGGGATATATCCCCTCTAAATGAAATTAAAGCGGTCTGGCAAATGTATAAAATTATTAAAAAAAACAAATATGATATTGTTCATACCCATATTGCCAAGGCAGGTGTTTTAGGTCGGATAGCTGCCAAGATGGCAGGTGTTCCTATAATTATTCATGGAATACATGGTATAACGTTTCCTGACACAATACACCCTTTAAAAAAGTTTTTGTTTAAGAATATTGAGAGGTTCTGTGCTATTTTTACAGACCACTTTATTACTGTTGGGGAAGATATGAAGAAGAAGTATCTTGAGGCTGGTATAGGGGAAGAAGATAGATATACTACTGTATACAGTGGTATGGAGTTATCCAGGTTTTTAAATGTTTCAGAATATACTCTAGAGAGATTAAAACAAATTAAAGAAGAATTAGGGATTGATAGTGATGACTTTATTATTGGAAATGTCTCCAAGATACAAAAGAGGAAGGGTTATATATATTACTTGAATGTTGCCAGGAATATTTTAAGTAAGTATGATAAAATTAAATTTCTCATTGTAGGCAGTGGTCCTTATGAAGAAGAAATTAAAAAACAGGTAAGTGATATGGGCTTAAGTAAAAATGTTATTTTTACTGGATATAGAACCGATGTAGAGAATATGTTTGCCATCATGGATATAAAGGTTTTGACCTCTTTATGGGAAGGATTACCCCGTGTACTGGTACAGGCTGCAGCGACAGGCAAGCCGATAGTTAGCTTTGATGTAGATGGAGCCTGGGAGATTGTTGAAGAGGGAAAGAATGGCTTTATAGTCCCGCTGAAAGATACTGATGCCATGATAGAGAAAATAATAGGATTAATTAATGATAATAAATTGAGGGAGAAAATGGGTAGCTATTCCAGAACTAAGGTAAATAATAAATGGACAGTTGAAAACATGGTGAAAGAAATAGATATGATTTATGCGGGACTATTAAAGGATAAAGGGTTTAAATTTCTAGATGGGTAA
- a CDS encoding glycosyltransferase yields MKKKKIVFYETYYSSFTGAQQSLYWLLKGLNKDKFEPIVITPGKGELINKAKKIGIKAKVIKYSSNLNVFDGKIKGYSFLKKLFVLISLIRYNISFLKYLIKEKPDILYCNNLRGVLTIGILAKLLTIPLLWYVRIDTSNGIFDKIGTRLADKIITISEGVRDIFDEKYLKKKAYKFETIYTGFNLKEYDDNKGAKFKFDEEIIIGTAGSITLRKGYDDFVDMARELNRVAKNIKFVIAGEPPRNSVTYYNKLKRKIKNYNLEKKIKFVGWVDDITDFLSSIDLFVLCSKNEGLPRVVIEAMAMAKPVVATNAGGTNEAIDNGKTGFIVDKGNKNELVAKIEYMIDNKEEMKEMGKEGRRKVENDFSLKTYISKFENLLDSI; encoded by the coding sequence TTGAAAAAGAAGAAAATAGTATTTTATGAAACGTATTATTCCTCCTTTACTGGTGCTCAACAATCTTTATACTGGCTCTTAAAGGGTTTAAATAAAGATAAATTTGAACCAATAGTAATTACACCTGGTAAGGGAGAATTGATTAATAAGGCTAAAAAAATAGGTATTAAAGCCAAAGTTATTAAGTATTCTTCTAATTTAAATGTTTTTGATGGAAAGATAAAGGGATATTCCTTTTTAAAGAAGTTATTTGTTTTAATAAGTCTTATAAGATATAATATTTCATTTTTGAAGTATTTAATAAAAGAAAAACCGGATATTTTATATTGTAATAATTTACGGGGAGTATTAACAATTGGTATATTAGCAAAATTACTTACAATACCTTTGCTCTGGTATGTTAGAATTGACACTTCAAATGGTATTTTCGATAAAATAGGGACAAGATTGGCTGATAAAATAATAACAATATCTGAAGGGGTAAGAGATATATTTGATGAGAAATATTTGAAAAAAAAGGCATACAAATTTGAGACTATATATACGGGGTTTAATTTAAAAGAATATGACGATAATAAAGGAGCTAAATTCAAGTTTGATGAAGAAATTATTATAGGGACTGCTGGTTCTATTACTCTTAGAAAAGGCTATGACGATTTTGTTGATATGGCCAGAGAATTAAATAGAGTAGCAAAAAACATTAAATTTGTAATAGCAGGTGAACCACCAAGGAATAGTGTAACTTATTATAATAAATTAAAAAGAAAAATAAAAAACTATAATTTAGAAAAAAAAATTAAGTTTGTTGGTTGGGTAGATGATATTACTGATTTTTTATCTTCTATTGATTTATTTGTTTTATGTTCTAAGAATGAAGGTTTGCCTAGAGTAGTAATAGAAGCTATGGCAATGGCTAAACCTGTAGTTGCTACTAATGCAGGAGGGACAAATGAGGCAATTGATAATGGAAAGACTGGTTTTATAGTAGATAAGGGTAATAAAAATGAATTAGTTGCAAAGATAGAATATATGATTGATAATAAAGAGGAAATGAAAGAAATGGGAAAAGAGGGCAGAAGAAAGGTAGAGAATGATTTTTCTTTAAAAACATATATAAGTAAATTTGAAAATTTATTGGATAGTATTTAA
- a CDS encoding O-antigen ligase family protein, whose translation MDYKVKVQQTNIYFVLFLLYFLLKPFYFFKSGTPQIADFILLVLFILTFVFKKLYLTIDNKRYIMLVVLFFMYTTIINGIWSILLGGEFSIFYSSIWYLYNFLASLCIIVMHKKIGNRIYKYIYYAVVVSVIIQFALIFININPGIYRRTNFFNNPNQLGYFGLLSLSIIFYLVNKIKLNLYLFYSVLAASIILIIVSLSKAAIVSSLVMCICFFYFSKKNVKLFLVNLFLIILLLIVLIFNLGLIVETDLFKTVGERIYTIGQENDDSLVGRGYDRIWNYPRYLLFGAGEGMFSRFKSQIGGREIHSTIGNLFFSYGIIGLAIFALIMFQVIYKNDFACIYILFPICLYGLTHNGIRHTFFWFLISLIYLNKIELT comes from the coding sequence ATGGATTATAAAGTCAAAGTACAACAAACTAATATCTATTTTGTATTATTTTTACTATACTTTTTATTAAAGCCATTTTATTTCTTTAAAAGCGGAACACCTCAGATAGCAGACTTTATATTACTTGTATTATTTATACTTACGTTTGTATTTAAGAAATTATATTTAACGATAGACAATAAAAGATATATTATGTTGGTTGTTTTGTTTTTTATGTATACTACAATTATTAATGGAATATGGAGTATTTTATTAGGTGGGGAGTTTTCAATTTTTTATTCTTCTATCTGGTATCTGTATAATTTCTTGGCCAGTTTATGTATTATAGTTATGCATAAAAAAATTGGGAATAGGATTTACAAATATATTTATTATGCAGTAGTGGTTTCAGTAATAATTCAGTTTGCTTTGATTTTTATTAATATTAACCCTGGGATATATCGAAGGACTAATTTTTTTAATAATCCCAACCAACTGGGATATTTTGGACTACTATCTTTATCTATTATTTTTTATTTAGTTAATAAAATTAAATTAAATTTATATTTGTTTTATTCTGTTTTAGCTGCGTCTATTATTTTAATTATAGTTTCTTTATCTAAGGCAGCTATAGTTAGTAGTTTAGTTATGTGTATTTGTTTTTTTTATTTCTCTAAAAAAAATGTTAAATTATTTTTGGTAAATTTGTTTTTAATAATATTACTTCTTATAGTTTTGATTTTTAATTTAGGATTAATAGTTGAGACTGATTTGTTTAAGACAGTTGGAGAAAGAATTTATACAATTGGACAAGAGAATGATGATAGTCTTGTAGGTAGGGGATATGATAGAATATGGAATTATCCCAGGTATCTTTTATTTGGTGCAGGGGAGGGGATGTTTTCTAGATTTAAGAGTCAAATTGGGGGAAGAGAAATACATTCGACAATTGGCAATTTGTTTTTTTCCTATGGTATAATTGGACTTGCTATTTTTGCTTTAATAATGTTTCAGGTTATTTATAAAAACGATTTTGCCTGTATATATATCTTGTTTCCTATTTGTTTATATGGTCTTACACATAATGGAATACGGCATACTTTTTTTTGGTTTCTTATTTCTTTGATTTATCTTAATAAAATTGAATTAACATAG
- a CDS encoding glycosyltransferase, which translates to MKKNIGIIIPTLSNGGAERVVSNLSCGLSENVNMKIILYDGSKIDYPYKGEIIDLNITTTNNPFSKFLAFIKRIYKVKKIKEKYDLDVTISFLGNSNLVNIITKRKKTLISIRNLKSKQLKGVYGSIYKFLIRFFYGKADIIVAISKMVKADLIDNFNLDANKITVIYNPCNIYNIKKLANQELEKKYEIAFKNPTIINIGRLTHQKGQWHLIRALKKVKERVKNAKLFILGQGELEYYLKELAKNLGLLKDIYFLGFQKNPFKYINKSKLFVFSSLYEGFGNVVIESMACGISVISTDCKAGPREILAPDTDIKKQTKKAEYAEYGVLVPVCDGNKYQADVKLTREEDILANQIIKMLQNQELRNSYCEKSIKRANEFEVSGIVEEWSKLL; encoded by the coding sequence ATGAAAAAAAATATAGGAATTATAATTCCTACATTATCTAATGGTGGGGCAGAAAGAGTAGTTTCTAATTTGTCTTGTGGGTTATCAGAAAATGTTAATATGAAAATAATACTATATGATGGGAGTAAAATAGATTACCCATATAAAGGAGAAATTATTGATTTAAATATTACAACAACTAATAACCCTTTTTCTAAATTCTTAGCTTTTATTAAAAGAATTTATAAAGTGAAAAAAATAAAAGAAAAATATGATTTAGATGTAACAATAAGTTTTCTTGGTAATTCTAATTTAGTAAATATAATTACAAAGAGGAAAAAGACTTTAATTTCAATACGAAATTTAAAATCGAAACAACTTAAAGGGGTTTATGGTAGTATCTATAAATTTCTAATCAGATTTTTTTATGGTAAAGCTGATATTATAGTTGCAATATCTAAAATGGTTAAAGCAGATTTAATAGATAATTTTAATTTGGATGCAAATAAAATAACAGTTATATATAACCCATGTAACATTTATAATATAAAAAAATTAGCTAATCAAGAGTTAGAAAAAAAATATGAAATTGCATTTAAAAACCCAACAATAATAAATATAGGTAGGTTAACACATCAAAAGGGTCAATGGCATCTAATAAGAGCTTTAAAAAAAGTTAAAGAAAGAGTCAAAAATGCCAAGCTATTTATATTAGGTCAGGGAGAATTAGAATATTATCTAAAAGAATTAGCTAAAAACCTAGGATTATTGAAAGATATATATTTTTTAGGATTCCAAAAAAATCCGTTTAAATATATTAATAAATCTAAATTATTTGTGTTTTCATCATTATATGAGGGATTTGGAAATGTAGTAATAGAGTCTATGGCATGTGGTATATCAGTTATATCTACTGATTGTAAAGCAGGTCCTAGGGAAATATTAGCACCTGATACTGATATAAAGAAACAGACTAAAAAGGCTGAATATGCAGAGTATGGTGTGTTAGTACCAGTATGTGATGGTAATAAGTATCAAGCAGATGTTAAGTTAACAAGAGAAGAAGATATTTTAGCGAATCAAATCATTAAAATGTTGCAAAATCAAGAGCTTAGAAACAGTTATTGTGAAAAATCAATTAAGAGGGCCAATGAATTTGAGGTTTCAGGTATTGTAGAAGAATGGAGTAAATTGTTATAA
- a CDS encoding N-acetylneuraminate synthase family protein, producing the protein MSIYQRIIDEDEVFSIAEIGVNYYDIAKKEGLSLMEAAKLMIDKANENGADAVKFQTYKAGKIASKNSPAYWDQSEEPTSSQYELFTKFDKFGQAEYEELAAYCESTEIIFMSTPFDFQAVDYLNDLMPIYKISSSDITNLPFIKYMAEKGKPVFLSTGASTLGEIEKAVNTIVETGNEEICLMHCVLDYPTGYEDANLNMIKHLGQVFPDYLLGFSDHTRPDDTMITLTTAYLYGAKVIEKHFTLDKTLQGNDHYHAMDPDDLKKFSNNLSLIKKITGDYYKHPLECEAESRKQARRSIVAKVNINKGDIVSREKITFKRPGTGISPDDLDMVIGRVAREKVQEDELIKWTNIEQK; encoded by the coding sequence ATGAGTATTTATCAAAGAATAATTGATGAAGATGAAGTTTTTAGTATTGCTGAAATAGGTGTTAATTATTATGACATAGCTAAAAAAGAAGGTCTCAGTCTTATGGAAGCAGCTAAATTAATGATTGATAAAGCAAATGAAAATGGGGCAGATGCCGTTAAATTTCAGACATATAAGGCAGGGAAAATAGCGTCAAAAAATTCACCTGCCTATTGGGATCAAAGTGAGGAACCTACATCATCCCAGTATGAATTATTTACTAAGTTTGATAAATTTGGACAGGCTGAGTATGAGGAGCTGGCAGCTTATTGCGAATCTACAGAGATTATATTTATGTCTACTCCTTTTGATTTTCAGGCTGTTGATTATTTAAACGATTTAATGCCTATTTATAAAATATCTTCATCAGATATAACTAATCTCCCTTTTATTAAATATATGGCAGAGAAAGGTAAACCAGTATTTTTATCAACAGGGGCATCGACTTTAGGTGAAATAGAAAAGGCGGTCAATACAATTGTAGAAACTGGGAACGAGGAAATTTGTTTAATGCATTGTGTTTTAGATTATCCTACTGGTTATGAAGATGCCAATTTAAATATGATTAAACATTTAGGACAGGTTTTTCCTGATTATTTATTGGGTTTCTCTGATCATACACGCCCTGATGATACTATGATAACCCTTACTACAGCATATCTTTATGGTGCTAAAGTTATTGAAAAGCATTTTACTCTTGATAAGACATTGCAAGGTAATGATCACTATCATGCTATGGATCCAGATGATTTGAAAAAGTTTTCTAATAATCTTAGTTTAATTAAAAAAATAACAGGTGATTATTATAAACATCCTTTAGAATGTGAAGCAGAGTCTCGAAAACAAGCGAGGAGAAGCATTGTTGCCAAAGTTAATATAAATAAAGGGGATATTGTAAGTAGAGAGAAAATAACTTTTAAAAGGCCTGGAACAGGTATTTCGCCGGATGATTTAGATATGGTTATAGGAAGAGTAGCTAGAGAAAAAGTTCAGGAGGATGAATTAATTAAATGGACCAATATAGAGCAAAAATAA
- a CDS encoding cytidylyltransferase domain-containing protein, translating to MLDNKAVLAIIPARGGSKGIPRKNVRFLADKPLISYSIRNALASKYIDKVIVSTDDMEIGHIAEMFGANTLRRPDKLATDKVPLDPVINHAVNVLEKQSKINYDLVVTLQATCPLLSTKTIDNAIEKFLNNDIDTLLSVVDDRHLTWTKKGGKYIPNYEERKNRQYLSPNYRETGGIVITKRKFITNNSRFGKKIDLIEMLETEAIDIDTEMDWWIAEKLLKRKKIIIRVDGYKKIGLGHIYRTLLLANRLIDHEFLFVSKSEHNLGVNIIKAHNYPVLTFEKNVELKKIIEQYKPDIVINDILDTPEDYIKYLNKRDIFVVNFEDMGEGAKKANLVINALYTEKYPLNNHYWGKAYYCLREEFYLLNPKKVSEEVKEILLTFGGTDSNNYTGRIIKLINDLNLDGIKITIIVGLGYERMDSLKKKIDSFNIDVEIRQNVSDISRYMKKADIVITSAGRTVYEIASIGTPTIVLAQNNRELRHTFACADNGIINLGLGYEVSDREIKDTLLNLVKDYKLRKKCNYLMLKNDLKFGINNVLNLIFKEHEKWKG from the coding sequence ATGTTAGATAATAAAGCTGTTTTAGCAATAATACCTGCTAGAGGTGGTTCAAAAGGAATTCCTCGTAAAAATGTTAGATTCTTAGCAGACAAACCATTAATAAGTTATTCCATTAGAAATGCTTTAGCTAGTAAATATATAGATAAAGTTATAGTTTCAACAGATGATATGGAAATTGGTCATATAGCTGAAATGTTTGGAGCTAATACTTTAAGAAGACCAGATAAATTGGCAACAGATAAAGTTCCATTAGATCCTGTTATAAATCATGCTGTTAATGTTTTGGAAAAACAAAGCAAAATAAATTATGATTTAGTAGTAACTTTACAGGCAACTTGTCCCTTGTTATCAACTAAAACAATTGATAATGCTATTGAAAAGTTTTTGAATAATGATATAGATACATTATTGTCAGTAGTAGATGATAGACACTTAACTTGGACAAAAAAAGGTGGTAAATATATACCTAATTATGAAGAAAGAAAAAATAGACAATATTTATCTCCTAATTACAGGGAAACAGGTGGTATTGTAATTACAAAAAGAAAATTTATAACTAATAATAGTCGTTTTGGCAAGAAGATAGATTTAATAGAAATGCTAGAGACTGAAGCAATCGATATAGATACTGAAATGGATTGGTGGATAGCTGAAAAGTTATTAAAGAGAAAAAAAATAATTATTAGAGTAGATGGGTATAAAAAAATAGGCTTAGGGCATATATATAGAACCCTTTTATTAGCTAATAGATTAATCGATCATGAGTTTTTATTTGTATCAAAAAGTGAACATAATTTAGGAGTTAATATAATAAAAGCTCATAATTATCCTGTGCTTACTTTTGAAAAAAATGTAGAATTAAAAAAAATTATTGAACAGTACAAACCAGATATTGTTATTAATGATATTCTAGATACTCCCGAAGATTACATTAAGTATTTAAATAAAAGAGATATTTTTGTTGTTAATTTTGAGGATATGGGGGAAGGGGCAAAAAAAGCTAATTTGGTTATTAATGCCCTATATACTGAAAAATATCCGTTAAATAATCATTATTGGGGTAAGGCTTATTATTGTCTACGAGAAGAGTTTTATTTACTAAATCCTAAAAAAGTTAGTGAAGAAGTAAAAGAGATATTACTTACGTTTGGAGGAACTGATTCTAATAATTATACTGGTAGGATTATTAAATTAATTAATGATTTAAACTTAGATGGTATAAAAATCACAATTATAGTAGGCTTAGGATATGAAAGAATGGATAGTTTAAAAAAGAAGATTGATAGCTTTAATATTGATGTTGAGATAAGACAAAATGTGAGTGATATTAGTAGATATATGAAAAAAGCAGATATAGTAATTACTTCTGCTGGAAGAACAGTTTATGAAATAGCTTCAATAGGCACACCAACTATAGTCTTAGCACAAAACAACCGTGAATTACGTCATACTTTTGCTTGTGCTGATAATGGTATTATTAACTTGGGCTTAGGTTATGAGGTTAGTGATAGGGAAATAAAAGATACATTACTAAATTTAGTTAAGGATTATAAATTGCGTAAAAAATGTAATTATTTAATGCTGAAAAATGATTTAAAATTTGGTATTAATAATGTTTTAAACTTGATTTTTAAGGAACATGAAAAATGGAAAGGATGA